The following coding sequences are from one Tolumonas lignilytica window:
- a CDS encoding nucleotidyltransferase, whose product MSNTNSNDVLNTILEKIELPDSAYEKAEKRYKDLGDWLHRPESTCGNFDPHVFSQGSFRLGTAIRPDSEEQYDLDMGCNLRRGLDKSSITQKQLKHLVGHELALYRNARGIKEELAEKKRCWRLEYADGLSFHMDIVPCLPESDTGRGLLKRRMVENSKFDEILAQNVSQLAVSITDNTDPTYAAVNENWRISNPEGYARWFETRMKTARLIINEREMRFKASIDSLPYYQWKTPLQQVIQLLKRHRDTMFKNNEDSKPISVIITTLAAKSYKGESDLASALNRVLSEMDDHISAQVPLIPNPVNPAEDFADKWYDEKSAQYRLQENFYKWLYQARADFSALCSNDDTQRIVNAAQNGLGLKLDSNSVARILGIPAVTAKPTFAIQSSDPKPWLKK is encoded by the coding sequence ATGAGTAATACCAACAGTAACGATGTTCTAAACACTATTCTGGAAAAAATTGAGCTGCCAGACAGTGCTTATGAAAAGGCTGAAAAACGCTATAAGGATCTAGGTGATTGGTTACATCGCCCTGAATCAACATGCGGGAATTTTGATCCCCACGTGTTTTCTCAAGGTTCCTTTCGTCTAGGTACAGCGATTAGACCCGATTCAGAAGAACAGTATGATCTAGACATGGGGTGCAACCTTCGGCGTGGCCTGGATAAAAGTTCCATCACTCAAAAGCAATTAAAGCACCTAGTCGGTCATGAGTTAGCTCTCTATCGAAACGCCAGAGGCATTAAGGAAGAGCTGGCGGAGAAAAAACGTTGTTGGCGCTTAGAGTATGCTGATGGGCTGAGCTTTCATATGGATATAGTCCCTTGTTTGCCAGAAAGTGATACAGGAAGAGGCCTTTTGAAAAGGCGGATGGTCGAGAACTCTAAGTTTGATGAAATCTTGGCTCAAAACGTGTCTCAGCTTGCAGTTTCGATTACCGACAACACAGATCCAACTTATGCAGCTGTAAATGAAAACTGGCGTATTAGTAATCCTGAAGGATATGCGCGATGGTTTGAAACACGCATGAAGACGGCGCGTTTAATAATAAATGAACGTGAAATGCGATTTAAAGCGAGTATAGATAGTCTGCCATATTATCAATGGAAGACACCATTGCAGCAGGTTATTCAATTACTGAAGCGTCATCGTGACACCATGTTTAAGAATAATGAGGATAGTAAGCCAATATCGGTAATCATCACCACATTAGCTGCGAAATCATATAAAGGTGAAAGTGATTTGGCTTCAGCATTGAATAGGGTGCTTTCCGAGATGGATGATCACATTTCTGCTCAAGTTCCACTGATACCGAATCCCGTCAATCCAGCCGAAGACTTCGCAGACAAGTGGTATGACGAAAAATCTGCTCAATACCGATTACAAGAAAACTTTTATAAGTGGCTGTATCAAGCAAGAGCTGATTTTAGTGCTCTTTGCTCAAACGATGATACACAGCGAATTGTAAATGCGGCACAAAATGGTTTGGGTCTGAAGCTTGATTCAAATTCGGTGGCGCGAATTTTAGGTATTCCAGCTGTGACAGCTAAACCGACGTTCGCAATTCAATCATCTGATCCAAAGCCATGGTTAAAGAAATAG
- a CDS encoding HNH endonuclease, with translation MVAKVTRPIDRKVERELWARAAARCQFSGCNKLLYKSAVTQESVNVSQNAHIYAFSENGPRGWGLFKTKPTSLNDVSNLMLLCYDCHKKIDQKGSEDRYPADLLISWKMQHEQRIEILTGIAPDRKSNVVLYGANIGAEKSPINYHGCVEAMFPNWYPATEKPVTLSMVSELKDHSEQYWQAESQHLTKRFQSKISSIIEEESCKHFSLFALAPQPLLIKLGALLTDKIEVETYQLHREPKGWFWQDCSDDFEYIINRPQNMDGKPALVLSLSDNVSHERITQVIGPDISIWEVTIKQPHNDFIQSKQQLSLFRKCIRKLIIEIKNTHGDVTPLQIFPVMPVSCAVELGRARMPKADMPWLIYDHDIKTQQFVMAIELQGDLHE, from the coding sequence ATGGTCGCTAAAGTCACAAGACCCATAGACCGTAAAGTTGAGCGAGAACTTTGGGCTCGTGCCGCTGCTCGTTGCCAGTTTAGCGGGTGTAATAAATTGCTATACAAATCAGCGGTAACGCAGGAATCGGTCAATGTCTCTCAAAATGCTCATATTTACGCATTTTCGGAGAATGGGCCTCGTGGTTGGGGACTCTTTAAAACTAAGCCAACCAGTTTAAATGACGTCAGCAACCTCATGTTGCTGTGCTATGACTGTCACAAAAAAATTGACCAGAAAGGCAGCGAAGATAGGTATCCAGCCGATCTCTTAATTAGTTGGAAAATGCAGCATGAGCAACGCATAGAAATCCTCACAGGCATTGCTCCTGATCGTAAATCAAATGTTGTTCTGTATGGTGCCAATATAGGAGCCGAGAAATCACCGATAAATTATCACGGGTGTGTCGAGGCAATGTTTCCGAATTGGTATCCGGCAACTGAAAAGCCTGTGACCCTATCCATGGTATCAGAGCTGAAAGATCACTCTGAGCAATATTGGCAAGCAGAGTCGCAACACCTAACGAAACGTTTTCAAAGCAAAATCTCATCGATCATCGAAGAGGAATCTTGCAAGCATTTCTCGTTGTTCGCGTTAGCCCCTCAACCATTGTTAATAAAACTTGGCGCTTTGCTTACCGACAAAATTGAGGTCGAGACTTATCAGCTGCATCGAGAGCCTAAAGGTTGGTTTTGGCAAGACTGTTCAGATGATTTTGAGTACATCATCAACAGACCTCAAAATATGGATGGCAAACCAGCCCTGGTTCTTTCTTTGAGTGACAATGTGTCGCATGAGCGAATTACCCAGGTTATAGGGCCAGATATATCGATTTGGGAAGTGACTATCAAGCAGCCTCACAATGATTTTATACAGTCAAAGCAGCAGCTCTCATTGTTCAGAAAGTGCATAAGAAAGCTGATTATTGAAATCAAAAATACGCACGGCGATGTGACGCCACTGCAAATTTTTCCTGTGATGCCAGTATCGTGTGCCGTCGAATTAGGACGGGCGAGAATGCCTAAGGCTGATATGCCATGGCTTATTTATGACCACGACATAAAAACACAACAGTTTGTAATGGCAATCGAGCTTCAAGGGGATCTTCATGAGTAA
- a CDS encoding metal-dependent hydrolase encodes MAVGAAVGLTVALADNKKQAVSHHSGTAIAVGSLFGKLPDILESSLGDPYHRQFCHSHLVLTALGVGLKHLYEWQPEEAIDKCLRSLVLIAGCAYVSHLLCDATTPRSLPLIGKL; translated from the coding sequence TTGGCCGTCGGGGCAGCGGTTGGTTTAACCGTTGCCCTGGCGGACAACAAAAAACAAGCTGTCAGTCATCATTCTGGAACTGCCATTGCGGTTGGATCTCTTTTTGGCAAGCTTCCAGATATTTTGGAATCCTCTCTGGGTGACCCTTACCATCGCCAGTTTTGCCACAGTCACTTGGTGCTAACTGCATTAGGTGTTGGACTCAAACATTTGTATGAGTGGCAACCGGAAGAGGCAATTGATAAGTGTCTTCGGAGTCTGGTACTAATCGCTGGATGTGCTTATGTCAGCCATTTGCTCTGTGATGCGACAACACCTCGCTCACTCCCTTTAATTGGCAAACTATAG
- a CDS encoding MarR family transcriptional regulator gives MKQLTHKILLSEVVGSDHAFGNDEGSEAYVKIKKIVDGHPSCDIFAISLEGIRFTDASFPRESVISLAKALKGEKGFYISNVPSRDLLDNWSYGATAKDQPLLVKSDSGYEVLGVKLSATVKELLDFVIAKKTVTSSHVSKHFDISAQNASGRLKKLHATGLVLGQKEVAESGGLEFVYRSIL, from the coding sequence ATGAAACAGTTAACTCATAAAATTCTTCTTTCAGAAGTCGTAGGGTCTGATCATGCCTTTGGTAACGACGAAGGTAGCGAAGCCTATGTGAAGATTAAAAAGATCGTTGATGGCCATCCATCATGCGATATTTTTGCTATTAGCTTGGAAGGGATTCGGTTCACTGATGCTTCATTTCCTCGTGAAAGTGTAATCTCGTTAGCTAAAGCATTGAAAGGTGAAAAAGGTTTTTACATTTCTAATGTTCCTAGTCGGGATCTTCTGGATAACTGGTCTTATGGCGCTACAGCTAAAGATCAGCCTCTTCTAGTCAAGAGCGATAGCGGTTACGAAGTGCTTGGTGTGAAGCTAAGTGCGACTGTCAAAGAGCTTCTAGATTTTGTTATTGCGAAAAAAACAGTGACTTCTTCACATGTATCTAAGCACTTTGACATTTCAGCACAGAATGCCAGTGGTCGATTGAAGAAGCTTCATGCTACAGGTCTTGTTCTCGGTCAAAAAGAAGTGGCAGAGTCAGGCGGGTTAGAGTTTGTCTACCGATCAATTCTGTAG
- a CDS encoding ATP-binding protein, giving the protein MLGINGGNGLLRAISDLLHHSPGMKGRQIAKELGLDKSQVNSFLHKNQDTFVKNSNHEWCLIRTQHVNIDFATGWIDAKAFEVAIGKLAYQKDINKVTFRFGAECKFLLIALARFLALSNQLIVSGKDVVIDTTACPNTHSFFSRNGFFDYLSQSATCLPDRPLLSAAKTYRDNSDTLVELGEIALPSKNKELIIRLGDRFVEHSSANYTLAAKTVFSELVGNVTDHSESKIPGLAGLQVYRPYNKPKHIQTVISDSGLGIATTLRTTLQNEYPKLYAQFSEETVENDIALVQKAFTSGEVSRFGKGRGLGFKSSREHASKEKVIIIIRQLTFSLVLEYSKGQLINVSEERGLVPITGTHICFDFYVDNF; this is encoded by the coding sequence TTGTTAGGTATCAATGGAGGAAACGGTTTGCTAAGAGCTATCTCAGATTTGTTGCACCATTCTCCGGGAATGAAAGGACGTCAAATTGCAAAAGAACTTGGGCTGGATAAGTCTCAAGTGAACTCGTTTCTTCACAAAAATCAGGATACGTTTGTCAAAAACTCAAATCATGAATGGTGTCTGATTCGGACTCAGCATGTAAATATCGACTTCGCTACCGGTTGGATTGATGCTAAAGCCTTTGAGGTCGCTATCGGTAAGCTTGCTTATCAGAAAGATATAAACAAGGTAACATTCAGATTTGGTGCTGAATGCAAATTTCTGCTGATAGCATTAGCACGTTTCCTCGCGCTCTCGAATCAGCTTATCGTGAGTGGTAAGGATGTGGTGATAGATACTACAGCATGTCCTAACACACACAGTTTCTTCAGCAGAAATGGCTTTTTTGACTATCTTAGTCAAAGTGCTACGTGCCTTCCTGATAGACCGCTCTTGTCAGCAGCTAAAACCTATCGGGATAACAGCGATACGCTCGTCGAACTCGGGGAAATTGCCCTGCCATCTAAAAACAAAGAACTCATAATTCGTTTGGGCGACAGGTTTGTAGAGCATTCTTCAGCTAACTATACCTTAGCCGCTAAGACTGTTTTTTCAGAGCTTGTAGGCAACGTAACTGATCACAGTGAATCCAAAATACCTGGACTAGCTGGTCTGCAAGTTTATCGACCGTATAATAAACCTAAGCATATTCAAACTGTTATATCTGACTCTGGCTTAGGCATTGCCACAACCTTGAGGACGACGTTACAAAACGAATATCCAAAGTTGTACGCACAGTTTTCAGAGGAAACTGTCGAGAATGATATCGCGCTAGTTCAAAAAGCTTTTACATCTGGTGAGGTTAGTCGCTTTGGTAAAGGCCGGGGGCTCGGGTTTAAGAGTAGCCGTGAACATGCTAGCAAAGAGAAAGTTATCATTATTATTAGGCAGTTAACCTTCTCATTGGTTTTGGAGTACTCGAAAGGACAACTAATCAATGTATCTGAGGAGAGAGGGTTGGTTCCTATAACAGGAACCCATATCTGTTTTGACTTCTATGTTGACAATTTCTGA
- a CDS encoding HsdR family type I site-specific deoxyribonuclease, producing MTNYKSIAESNNFIVLDKYTRQDQITDGYQSEADLERELIQDLSNQGYEYLPALTTPDAMIVNVRKQLQALNKIEFTDTEWLRFQEQYLNTPSDNAVDKTRKVHSDYIYDFVFDDGHIENIYLFDKKIIARNKVQVIKQFEQTGSHANRYDVTILVNGLPLVQIELKKRGVAIREAFNQIHRYSKESFNAENSLYKFLQLFVISNGTDTRYFANTTKRDKNSFDFTMNWAKSDNTLIKDLKDFTATFFQKETLLEVILRYSVFDVSNTLLVMRPYQIAATERILWKIKSSFNSKSWSNTESGGYIWHTTGSGKTLTSFKAARLATDLDCIDKVFFVVDRKDLDYQTMKEYQRFSPDSVNGSDSTAGLKSNLDKDDNKIVVTTIQKLNNLIKSESDLPIYNKQVVFIFDECHRSQFGEAQKNLKKKFKKYYQFGFTGTPIFPENALGAETTGSVFGQQLHTYVITDAIRDEKVLKFKVDYNDVRPQFKSIETEQDDKKLSAAENKQAFLHPMRIREISQYILNNFNQKTHRAYSGAKGFNAMLAVSSVDAAKAYYETFKTLQAEAEKGATSKPPRVATIFSFAANEEQDAIGDILDESFEVSAMNSSAKEFLGAAIADYNAMFKSNYGVDSNGFQNYYRDLAQRVKNQEIDLLIVVGMFLTGFDAPTLNTLFVDKNLRYHGLMQAFSRTNRIYDATKTFGNIVTFRDLEQATIDAITLFGDKNTKNVVLEKSYKEYMEGFTDIVTGQARRGFVDIVKELQERFPNPENIEKEQDKKEFAKLFGEYLKAENILQNYDEFAGLKALQSLDLSDEQAVEEFKAKYYLSDDDIAKMKTLDMPSERAIQDYRSTYNDTRDWLRREKEGKDKDKTTVDWDDIVFEVDLLKSQEINLDYILELIFDHNKKNKSKEGLIEEVRRMIRGSLGNRAKESLVVDFINQTNLDEIDDKASIIDAFFKFAQAEQRREADAIIASEKLNEEAAKRYIASSLKREYASENGTALNEALPKLSPLNPKYRTLKQIVFQKIAAFVEKFKGVGGQL from the coding sequence ATGACCAACTATAAAAGTATTGCAGAGTCGAATAACTTTATTGTTTTAGATAAATATACACGGCAAGACCAAATAACTGACGGCTACCAAAGCGAAGCTGACCTTGAACGTGAGCTGATTCAGGATCTAAGCAACCAGGGCTATGAGTATTTACCCGCGCTAACGACACCTGATGCGATGATAGTGAATGTGCGTAAACAGCTACAAGCTCTTAATAAGATCGAGTTTACTGATACTGAGTGGCTGCGTTTTCAGGAGCAGTATTTAAATACGCCAAGCGATAATGCTGTTGATAAAACACGTAAAGTTCATAGCGACTACATATACGACTTTGTTTTTGATGACGGTCATATTGAAAATATTTATTTATTTGATAAGAAAATCATTGCTCGTAATAAAGTGCAGGTCATTAAGCAATTCGAACAAACGGGCAGCCATGCAAACCGTTACGATGTGACGATATTGGTCAATGGCTTACCTTTGGTTCAAATTGAGCTGAAAAAACGTGGTGTTGCAATTCGCGAAGCATTCAACCAAATCCATCGCTACAGTAAAGAAAGTTTTAACGCTGAAAACTCTTTGTACAAGTTCTTGCAGCTTTTCGTGATATCGAACGGTACAGATACTCGTTATTTTGCAAATACCACGAAACGTGACAAAAACAGTTTTGACTTCACCATGAACTGGGCAAAGTCAGATAATACGCTGATTAAAGATTTAAAAGACTTTACGGCGACGTTTTTTCAAAAAGAAACCCTGCTTGAAGTGATCTTGCGTTATTCGGTATTTGATGTAAGCAATACCTTGTTGGTGATGCGTCCTTATCAGATCGCTGCTACAGAACGCATTTTATGGAAAATAAAAAGTTCTTTTAACAGCAAGAGCTGGAGCAATACCGAAAGTGGTGGTTACATTTGGCATACTACGGGTTCTGGTAAAACGCTTACCAGTTTCAAAGCCGCTCGTTTAGCAACCGATTTAGACTGTATTGATAAAGTCTTCTTTGTGGTAGACCGAAAAGATCTCGACTATCAGACCATGAAAGAGTATCAGCGATTCTCTCCTGATAGTGTGAATGGTTCAGACAGTACCGCAGGCCTTAAAAGTAATCTTGATAAAGACGATAACAAGATCGTTGTTACCACGATTCAAAAACTCAACAACTTGATTAAAAGTGAAAGCGATTTGCCTATCTACAACAAGCAAGTCGTATTTATTTTTGATGAGTGTCACCGTAGTCAGTTTGGTGAGGCTCAGAAAAACCTGAAAAAGAAATTTAAAAAGTACTATCAGTTTGGTTTCACTGGTACGCCTATTTTCCCTGAGAATGCACTCGGTGCTGAAACAACAGGGAGCGTGTTTGGTCAGCAACTACATACCTATGTTATTACGGATGCCATCCGCGATGAAAAAGTTCTTAAATTCAAAGTGGACTATAACGATGTTCGCCCTCAATTTAAGAGCATTGAAACAGAACAAGATGATAAAAAGTTAAGCGCGGCTGAGAACAAGCAAGCATTTTTACACCCGATGCGTATTCGCGAAATCTCGCAGTACATCTTGAATAATTTCAACCAGAAAACCCATAGAGCCTATTCTGGCGCAAAAGGGTTTAACGCAATGCTTGCTGTCAGTAGTGTTGATGCAGCTAAAGCCTATTATGAAACCTTCAAAACCTTGCAGGCTGAAGCTGAAAAGGGCGCTACAAGTAAGCCCCCCCGCGTAGCGACCATATTTTCGTTTGCTGCCAACGAAGAACAGGATGCTATTGGTGATATTTTAGATGAGAGTTTTGAAGTAAGCGCAATGAATAGCAGCGCTAAAGAGTTTCTGGGCGCAGCAATTGCTGACTATAACGCTATGTTTAAATCAAATTACGGTGTAGACAGCAATGGTTTTCAGAACTATTACCGTGATCTAGCCCAACGGGTTAAAAATCAGGAAATAGATCTGCTAATTGTTGTCGGGATGTTTTTAACTGGCTTTGATGCACCAACGTTAAATACTTTGTTTGTTGATAAGAACCTACGCTATCACGGTTTGATGCAGGCTTTTTCTCGTACTAATCGTATTTATGATGCGACTAAAACCTTTGGCAACATTGTTACCTTCCGTGATTTGGAACAAGCGACCATTGATGCCATCACCTTGTTCGGTGATAAAAACACCAAAAATGTCGTGCTCGAAAAGAGCTACAAAGAATACATGGAAGGCTTTACCGATATCGTTACAGGACAAGCTCGTAGAGGTTTTGTCGATATCGTAAAAGAATTACAAGAACGTTTCCCCAATCCAGAGAATATTGAAAAAGAACAAGATAAAAAAGAATTTGCAAAGCTCTTTGGTGAATACTTAAAAGCAGAAAATATCCTGCAAAACTACGATGAGTTTGCTGGGTTAAAAGCATTACAAAGCTTAGATCTCAGTGATGAGCAAGCGGTTGAAGAATTTAAAGCGAAGTATTATCTGAGCGATGATGATATAGCTAAAATGAAAACCCTTGATATGCCAAGCGAACGCGCAATTCAAGATTATCGCTCAACTTATAACGACACCCGTGATTGGCTTCGTCGCGAAAAAGAAGGCAAAGACAAAGATAAAACAACGGTCGACTGGGATGATATTGTTTTTGAAGTCGATTTGCTTAAATCACAAGAAATTAACCTCGACTACATTTTAGAGCTGATTTTTGATCACAATAAGAAAAACAAGAGTAAAGAAGGGTTGATCGAGGAAGTACGCCGCATGATACGCGGTAGTCTTGGTAATAGAGCTAAAGAGAGCCTAGTTGTTGATTTCATCAATCAAACTAACCTTGATGAAATCGACGATAAAGCCAGCATTATTGACGCATTTTTTAAATTCGCACAGGCTGAGCAAAGGCGCGAAGCGGATGCCATCATTGCTTCTGAAAAACTGAATGAAGAAGCAGCTAAGCGTTATATTGCTTCATCATTAAAGCGAGAGTATGCATCTGAAAATGGGACTGCACTGAATGAGGCTTTGCCAAAACTTAGTCCGCTTAACCCAAAATATCGAACACTAAAACAAATAGTCTTCCAGAAAATTGCAGCTTTTGTTGAAAAATTCAAAGGTGTTGGTGGGCAGTTATAG
- a CDS encoding AAA family ATPase: MGKKLKDIAKYLKSKNKKVHLIYAFNGTGKTRLSRAFKEEIVPSTQDDETDGDVEKSRDKFLYYNAFTEDLFYWDNDLKEDSRPKLKIQPNTFTGWLIDLLKELGEDGNIATNFQRYTRSKATPIFNEKYITKIDGNEVTIPAFSEITFQVASNEPVNYEAAIDATDGVENVVQGKYEVIKISKGEESNFVWSVMYTLLQQVISTLNEPDATNRITDKFDALEYVFIDDPVSSLDDTHLIDLAVDLADLIKRSYYFDGRGLRFVITTHSPLFYNVLHNELNNDLKNPVEGKSPTWLYKRDQSEKHRLVKNTADTFELFSSNDHPFSYHLFLLSEIREAIKNKQVRKYHFSFMRNILEKTATFLGHQRWEELLEKTTDGSPDPFSNRILNLASHSAHAGEEITDIEEKDKENLDALVNHLFRTYGFKKQELQ; this comes from the coding sequence ATGGGCAAGAAACTAAAGGACATTGCTAAATACTTAAAGAGCAAGAATAAAAAGGTACATTTGATTTATGCCTTTAATGGCACAGGCAAAACGCGTTTGTCACGAGCCTTTAAGGAGGAAATAGTTCCTTCTACACAAGACGATGAAACTGACGGGGACGTTGAGAAATCACGCGATAAGTTTCTATACTACAACGCGTTTACGGAAGACCTGTTTTATTGGGATAACGATTTAAAAGAAGATTCAAGGCCAAAGTTAAAAATACAACCAAATACTTTTACGGGTTGGTTGATAGATTTGTTAAAAGAGTTAGGCGAAGATGGCAACATCGCTACAAACTTTCAACGTTATACGCGCAGCAAAGCCACCCCAATATTTAATGAAAAATACATAACTAAAATTGATGGAAATGAAGTAACTATACCTGCGTTTTCTGAGATTACTTTCCAAGTGGCCTCAAATGAGCCAGTTAATTATGAGGCTGCTATTGACGCGACTGACGGTGTTGAAAATGTAGTTCAGGGTAAATACGAAGTAATAAAAATTTCAAAAGGTGAAGAAAGCAACTTTGTTTGGAGTGTTATGTACACTCTTTTACAACAAGTCATTTCGACCCTTAATGAGCCAGATGCCACAAATAGAATTACAGATAAGTTTGATGCATTAGAATACGTATTTATAGATGATCCAGTGAGTTCATTGGATGATACCCACCTTATTGATTTGGCTGTTGATTTAGCTGACTTAATCAAAAGAAGCTATTACTTTGATGGGCGAGGTCTAAGATTCGTCATCACGACTCATAGTCCATTGTTTTATAATGTTTTGCATAATGAGTTAAATAACGACCTTAAAAATCCAGTAGAAGGTAAAAGCCCAACTTGGCTGTATAAACGAGATCAATCAGAAAAGCATAGGCTTGTAAAAAATACTGCCGACACTTTCGAACTGTTCAGTTCAAATGATCACCCTTTTTCTTACCACTTATTCTTATTGTCTGAAATACGCGAAGCTATTAAAAATAAGCAAGTTAGAAAGTATCACTTTTCATTCATGAGAAATATCTTAGAAAAAACCGCTACATTCCTTGGTCATCAGCGTTGGGAAGAACTTCTGGAAAAGACTACTGATGGCTCTCCTGACCCCTTTTCAAATAGAATTCTTAACTTGGCCAGCCACTCTGCTCATGCAGGGGAAGAAATTACAGATATTGAAGAAAAAGATAAGGAAAATCTTGACGCTTTAGTAAATCACTTGTTTAGAACTTATGGCTTCAAGAAACAGGAGTTACAATGA
- a CDS encoding restriction endonuclease subunit S, whose translation MSNLNFLEKLLDGVEVVWWPISDVTKNTNNIKWQEATRGYQYIDLTSVSIDTKTIMETSEVTSSNAPSRAQKLVKKDDVLFATTRPTQMRYCLIDEEYNGAVASTGYCVLRVNKEVVLPKWILHLISSGEFKKYLEENQSGSAYPAISDAKVKEFKIPIPCPNNPEKSLAIQAEIVRILDAFTELTAELTAELNMRKKQYNYYREQLLNFEKSEVEWKTLGKIAENLDSKRKPITSGLREAGDIPYYGASGIVDYVKDYIFDGDYLLISEDGANLLARNTPIAFSISGKTWVNNHAHVLKFETYAERKYVEYYLNGIDLTPYISGAAQPKLNKKNLESIKIPNPSSKEKKRIVAILDKFDALTCSIKEGFPREIELRQKQYEYYRDLLLGFPKPEEAAA comes from the coding sequence ATGAGTAATTTGAATTTTTTGGAGAAATTGCTCGATGGGGTTGAGGTGGTTTGGTGGCCAATCAGTGACGTTACTAAAAACACTAATAATATAAAGTGGCAGGAAGCAACAAGGGGTTATCAATATATTGATCTAACTTCTGTAAGCATTGACACAAAAACTATAATGGAAACATCAGAAGTAACATCTAGCAATGCGCCAAGTCGTGCACAAAAACTCGTAAAGAAAGATGATGTGCTATTTGCAACCACTCGTCCTACACAAATGCGGTATTGCCTAATTGATGAAGAATACAACGGAGCAGTAGCAAGTACTGGATATTGTGTATTGCGAGTAAATAAAGAAGTGGTTCTACCTAAATGGATTTTGCATTTGATTTCTTCTGGTGAATTTAAAAAATACCTTGAAGAGAATCAGAGTGGTTCCGCATATCCTGCTATTTCTGATGCAAAGGTTAAAGAGTTCAAAATCCCCATCCCATGCCCAAATAACCCAGAAAAATCACTGGCAATACAAGCAGAAATCGTGCGCATTCTGGACGCATTTACCGAGCTGACCGCCGAGCTGACCGCCGAGCTTAACATGCGGAAGAAACAGTACAACTACTACCGCGAGCAGTTGTTGAATTTTGAAAAAAGTGAAGTTGAGTGGAAAACGTTGGGAAAGATTGCAGAAAATCTGGACTCGAAGCGTAAACCTATAACAAGTGGGCTGAGAGAAGCAGGCGATATTCCATACTATGGAGCATCTGGTATTGTCGATTATGTTAAGGATTACATTTTTGACGGTGATTACTTATTGATCTCTGAAGATGGTGCAAATTTATTAGCCCGTAATACGCCTATAGCGTTTAGTATCAGTGGTAAAACATGGGTAAACAATCATGCTCATGTGCTTAAGTTTGAAACTTACGCAGAGAGAAAGTACGTTGAATACTATCTGAATGGTATCGATTTAACTCCTTATATTTCCGGCGCAGCCCAACCGAAGTTGAATAAAAAGAACTTGGAAAGTATCAAAATTCCAAATCCATCTTCAAAAGAAAAAAAACGCATCGTGGCTATATTAGATAAGTTTGATGCTTTGACCTGTTCAATTAAAGAGGGTTTTCCACGAGAAATTGAGCTTCGTCAAAAGCAATACGAGTATTATCGTGACCTGTTATTAGGCTTCCCTAAACCTGAAGAGGCGGCAGCTTAA